In a single window of the Niabella ginsenosidivorans genome:
- a CDS encoding alginate lyase family protein: MKTTNSTKYFVAALLITSGCYFVRCARNQVIEDKKVPADASVVQLNSSGPFVHPGILNTSTTLDFIRSEANSTTTDRYNDYQATIVAYTDTATLPTSFPSVVTVKGSGTTATETQIKENAVFAYALALRFAKTGDTAYSHKAKIILNGWAYNFDHYEVASGTTATQPDLEASWVAPTFVAAAEIIRYYQPSGHSANWAATDITQFKVFLNNLKDNYINNTLTSGHKQNWIISAGYAKVALGVFLDSRTVYDAGLKILTDSIGTVIYADGTMPELCSRTDCVHFQYSLNGLTYAAEIAREQGQNTIFTIDRLSLGYGFMWKAYHDQFSCKQCSTAKVYPAVEVAHRYYSSDTTGYLRGRQPPYGPSSDNTFLGFTTYTHRGVPL, translated from the coding sequence ATGAAAACAACAAATAGTACAAAGTATTTTGTAGCAGCATTGCTTATTACATCAGGCTGCTATTTCGTTCGTTGCGCCAGAAACCAGGTTATTGAAGATAAAAAAGTTCCTGCTGATGCATCTGTGGTTCAGCTGAACTCGTCAGGGCCTTTTGTTCATCCGGGTATTTTAAATACCAGTACCACGCTGGATTTTATCAGGTCAGAAGCAAACAGTACAACTACAGACAGGTATAACGATTACCAGGCCACCATAGTTGCTTACACAGATACAGCTACCCTGCCCACCAGCTTTCCGTCTGTTGTTACGGTTAAAGGCTCCGGCACAACGGCAACAGAAACACAAATTAAAGAAAATGCAGTGTTCGCATATGCCCTGGCGCTCAGATTTGCCAAAACCGGCGACACCGCCTATTCTCATAAAGCAAAAATTATTTTGAACGGATGGGCTTACAATTTTGATCATTATGAGGTTGCATCTGGTACAACGGCAACACAGCCGGACCTGGAAGCATCCTGGGTAGCGCCGACCTTTGTTGCTGCTGCTGAGATCATCCGGTATTATCAACCCAGTGGCCATAGTGCCAACTGGGCAGCTACAGACATTACCCAGTTTAAGGTATTCTTAAATAATCTGAAAGATAATTACATCAACAACACCCTGACCTCGGGGCATAAGCAAAACTGGATCATATCGGCAGGCTATGCGAAGGTTGCTCTTGGCGTATTTCTTGACAGCAGAACTGTGTACGACGCGGGTTTAAAAATACTTACGGATAGTATTGGTACGGTCATTTATGCTGATGGCACCATGCCTGAGCTTTGCTCGCGTACAGACTGTGTCCATTTTCAATATTCCCTTAACGGGCTTACCTATGCTGCCGAAATTGCCCGCGAACAGGGCCAGAACACCATTTTTACAATTGACCGACTGTCTTTAGGCTATGGCTTTATGTGGAAAGCTTATCACGATCAGTTTAGTTGCAAACAGTGCTCCACCGCAAAAGTTTATCCGGCAGTTGAAGTAGCGCATCGTTATTACAGCTCAGATACAACAGGGTATTTGCGCGGACGGCAGCCACCTTACGGCCCTTCGTCAGATAATACGTTTTTAGGGTTTACAACCTATACACACAGAGGGGTTCCGCTTTAA
- a CDS encoding SusC/RagA family TonB-linked outer membrane protein, with protein MKHFYQKMMGLMTVLLLSSAFLSNFSYAQTGIRVTGVVTDETNMPLTGVSITIPERTGGTLTDVNGNFSITVPDEQSVLQFTYTGFTTQERKVGSTRNFKIAMQADSRSLNEVVVVGYGTQKRKDITGAVVSVDRKRLENLPNTNISQALEGAVPGLTVTQTAGGAEGNSNTLLIRGKRSITASNNPLLILDGIPYNGSLTDLNPSDVENIEILKDASAAGIYGSRGANGVILVTTKKGRSGKPVISYNGSYGIEKMGMVPRVLSPTEFYNFKKERNPSTITLSEQEIYDSGNFPNYLQLATRTGSRNQQNISVSGGGNHSRFYVSADYLDVAGIAINDHFRRVSTKANIDVDITKWLSFGTTNTLTYDDRSGLSPTFTGDYSVITFNPLTSPYNPDGSLTIYPWPETVYYANPLAPTLASNSNHTYSIFNTSYAVIRFPVKGLSYRINTGIRYASAQNNTYYGRNTKTGLENQGSATTDASLDLDYTIENLLYYNRIFGKHKIDFTGLYSLENNRSTDNTLKSSGFPNDVLTWYQANVALKLVPSSDYSNRTLLSQMGRLNYSYNEKYMVTLTTRRDGSSAFGENRKYGFFPMASLGWNISSEPFMKEITFVTNLKLRVSCGKNGNQAVSPYNTLAGLTTRSYVNGVNPAPGYIPTKLADKTLHWETTKTFNTGLDFDLFRERITGSIDVYSARTYDLLLRRSVSTISGVSSIVQNIGKTANKGIDLGINSINIKTKAFSWSSNITFSLNRNKIVDLYGNGQNDTLNNWFIGHPIDNNFSYKYGGVWQLTDDVSQSPQPNTQPGYAKVVDINGDGKITGSDRTLLPGVQPAFTYGLGNTFEYHNWSLYVFVNGVQGVTKQNNTLYDAVNTAVEKNTFAKNYWTPTNPTNEYYANANIPENYNPNIYGVRIFQNASYLRVRDIILTCSLPAGFQKNIGTSRCKVYLEARNLFTITPWKGFDPELSSSTEGIPLQKEFVFGINVSL; from the coding sequence ATGAAGCATTTTTATCAAAAGATGATGGGGCTGATGACGGTGCTCCTGCTGTCTTCGGCGTTTCTGTCGAATTTTAGTTACGCCCAAACAGGCATAAGGGTAACCGGCGTGGTAACAGATGAAACCAATATGCCGCTTACCGGCGTTAGTATTACTATCCCGGAGCGAACAGGCGGTACCCTTACTGACGTAAACGGAAACTTTTCCATCACGGTTCCTGATGAACAGTCAGTATTGCAGTTTACCTATACCGGTTTTACAACACAGGAACGAAAGGTAGGATCGACCCGTAATTTTAAAATAGCGATGCAGGCCGATTCCAGGAGCTTAAACGAGGTAGTAGTGGTGGGTTACGGTACCCAAAAACGAAAAGACATAACCGGCGCGGTGGTGTCAGTAGACCGTAAACGGCTCGAAAACCTGCCGAACACCAACATATCGCAGGCTTTGGAGGGAGCTGTGCCGGGCCTTACGGTTACCCAGACAGCCGGAGGAGCAGAAGGGAACAGCAACACCTTATTAATAAGAGGCAAACGATCCATTACAGCCAGCAATAACCCACTGCTTATTCTGGACGGTATCCCCTATAACGGGAGCCTCACCGATCTGAATCCTTCAGACGTTGAAAATATAGAAATCCTTAAAGACGCATCTGCCGCCGGCATTTATGGTTCACGCGGTGCCAACGGGGTTATCCTGGTTACAACAAAAAAAGGGCGGAGCGGGAAGCCCGTCATCAGTTACAACGGCAGTTACGGTATTGAAAAAATGGGGATGGTGCCCAGAGTGCTTTCACCAACGGAGTTTTACAACTTTAAGAAAGAACGGAACCCGTCAACCATTACCCTTTCCGAGCAGGAAATCTATGATTCGGGCAATTTTCCCAATTACCTGCAATTAGCTACACGCACTGGCAGCCGTAATCAGCAGAACATTTCTGTAAGCGGCGGTGGCAACCATTCCAGATTTTATGTTTCAGCGGATTACCTGGATGTTGCCGGCATTGCGATAAATGACCATTTCCGCAGAGTAAGCACAAAGGCGAACATCGATGTGGATATTACGAAATGGCTTAGTTTCGGAACAACAAACACGCTTACTTATGATGACCGGAGTGGCTTATCCCCTACATTTACGGGCGATTACAGCGTAATCACTTTTAACCCGCTGACGAGCCCTTATAACCCCGATGGTTCCCTTACAATATACCCCTGGCCGGAGACGGTTTATTACGCGAATCCTTTGGCGCCTACCCTTGCCTCCAATTCAAATCATACCTATTCAATATTCAATACCAGTTATGCCGTTATCCGGTTCCCTGTAAAGGGATTATCGTACCGGATCAATACAGGCATCCGGTATGCATCCGCTCAAAATAATACCTATTACGGGCGCAATACCAAAACGGGTCTGGAAAACCAGGGCAGCGCTACCACTGACGCCAGCCTGGATCTTGACTATACCATTGAAAACCTGTTGTATTACAACCGGATCTTTGGAAAGCATAAAATAGACTTTACCGGTCTGTATAGCCTGGAAAACAACCGTTCAACGGACAATACTTTAAAATCCAGCGGCTTTCCAAATGATGTGCTTACCTGGTACCAGGCAAACGTTGCTCTAAAACTCGTTCCCAGCAGCGACTATTCCAACAGGACGTTGCTGTCTCAGATGGGAAGGCTGAACTATAGTTATAATGAAAAATACATGGTTACCCTTACCACCAGGCGCGATGGATCTTCCGCCTTTGGAGAGAACCGGAAGTATGGATTCTTTCCTATGGCATCCCTGGGGTGGAATATCAGCAGTGAGCCCTTTATGAAAGAAATAACGTTTGTAACAAACCTGAAATTACGCGTTTCCTGTGGTAAAAACGGGAACCAGGCGGTAAGTCCGTATAATACCCTGGCGGGTCTTACTACCCGTTCCTATGTTAACGGCGTCAATCCTGCGCCGGGATACATCCCTACCAAACTGGCCGATAAAACCCTGCATTGGGAAACCACCAAAACCTTTAATACAGGGCTTGATTTTGACCTGTTCCGGGAACGGATCACCGGTTCTATCGATGTTTATTCAGCAAGAACCTATGACCTTTTGCTGCGGCGCTCCGTATCCACCATATCCGGTGTCAGCAGCATTGTTCAGAATATTGGAAAGACCGCCAATAAAGGTATTGATCTGGGTATTAACAGCATCAACATAAAAACAAAAGCCTTTAGCTGGTCCAGCAATATTACGTTCTCCCTTAACAGGAACAAGATTGTAGACCTTTATGGCAATGGGCAAAATGACACGCTGAACAACTGGTTCATCGGTCACCCCATCGATAATAATTTTTCCTACAAGTACGGCGGTGTGTGGCAGCTTACCGATGATGTAAGCCAATCGCCGCAGCCCAATACCCAGCCCGGTTATGCCAAGGTGGTGGACATTAATGGAGATGGAAAGATCACCGGTTCCGACCGCACCTTACTACCGGGGGTACAGCCGGCATTTACTTATGGTTTGGGAAACACTTTTGAGTACCACAATTGGTCGCTTTATGTTTTCGTCAACGGCGTACAGGGCGTAACCAAGCAAAATAATACCCTGTATGATGCCGTTAATACAGCCGTTGAGAAAAATACGTTTGCAAAAAATTACTGGACTCCTACCAACCCAACCAATGAGTATTATGCAAATGCAAACATCCCCGAAAATTATAATCCTAATATTTATGGTGTACGCATTTTTCAAAATGCAAGTTATCTGCGGGTGCGGGATATTATACTGACTTGCTCCCTACCGGCCGGCTTCCAAAAAAACATAGGAACCAGCCGCTGCAAAGTTTACCTGGAAGCCCGCAATCTCTTTACCATTACTCCCTGGAAAGGCTTTGACCCGGAACTATCAAGCTCAACAGAGGGCATCCCGCTTCAAAAGGAATTTGTTTTTGGCATTAATGTAAGCCTGTAA
- a CDS encoding sialate O-acetylesterase, which produces MYRIFTSSLAILLLAANARAQGIPEKLDLYILMGQSNMAGRGPITPDIAAEHSERVYMFTKDTKWVIARHPLHFDKPAIAGVGPGLSFGIAMAAADSSAKIGLIPCAVGGTPIEHWKPGAYDSISKTHPYDDAVARIKAAMKYGTIKGVIWHQGESDSQPEKASVYLSQLSVLIKRIRELVGNPGLPFVVGQLGRYRPVYANINTELEKLPELVPFTAVVSSEGLVHKGDSTHFDGPSAQEMGRRMAAGMIQLQADRRSVPGQARQALPAKKNSNNL; this is translated from the coding sequence ATGTACAGGATCTTTACTTCTTCATTAGCAATTTTGTTGCTTGCTGCTAACGCCCGGGCGCAGGGTATTCCGGAAAAATTAGACCTATATATCCTGATGGGGCAAAGCAATATGGCAGGGCGGGGTCCGATCACCCCGGATATAGCAGCCGAGCATAGTGAGCGCGTTTACATGTTTACTAAAGATACGAAATGGGTCATTGCCAGGCACCCGCTACATTTTGATAAGCCTGCTATTGCCGGCGTGGGGCCCGGCCTCAGTTTTGGCATAGCAATGGCAGCTGCTGATTCTTCTGCTAAGATCGGTTTGATACCCTGTGCTGTGGGAGGAACGCCCATTGAGCACTGGAAGCCGGGAGCCTATGATTCCATATCAAAAACGCATCCCTATGATGATGCTGTAGCGCGCATTAAGGCGGCCATGAAATATGGCACGATAAAGGGAGTGATCTGGCACCAGGGAGAATCGGACAGCCAGCCTGAAAAAGCAAGCGTTTACCTGTCTCAGTTATCGGTTTTGATAAAACGGATCCGTGAACTCGTTGGCAATCCCGGGCTGCCTTTTGTAGTGGGGCAACTCGGCAGGTATCGCCCGGTTTATGCCAACATCAATACGGAGCTTGAAAAGTTACCGGAGCTGGTACCTTTTACGGCTGTTGTAAGCTCCGAAGGGCTTGTTCATAAAGGAGATTCCACTCATTTTGACGGACCATCTGCGCAGGAAATGGGACGCCGGATGGCCGCCGGAATGATCCAACTGCAGGCGGACCGCAGATCAGTTCCAGGTCAGGCGCGCCAGGCACTACCTGCAAAAAAGAACAGCAATAATCTTTAA
- a CDS encoding RagB/SusD family nutrient uptake outer membrane protein encodes MKLYKILTGLSLSVALIACKKGWLNENPPNLIVADNLYVNYDGFQNGLNGLYYEVRRSRSGIDQTDATNDIAFEMNVIGTDNGYGNYASNKELVFNNWGAQLNPSVTYINQHWSYLYETINAANTIIDRATASDNLTDAQKNSILAEARCIRAWAYRHLTCLYGDVPLQLHESGGDNIRTDYDRAPVAQVRAQMKADWLFAEQYLPETDANNGKLIKGVAQHYLAETYLAEGKPDSAKIWATKVTTNANYKLVTERYGVNATKPGTPFTDLFLDGNSNRSEGNTEALWVLQSQENVTGGTGNVILRRYWVNRYYSYVLKGTDGKSVNPFAVSADFGGRGIGRLAPTKWALSIYDTTDDRGSDFAWRFSYPINAQVPKGYTSGQVIELNRTATEKINNPDWPSTRKWDYTSPTDINGNVNFNDVIYLRSADTYLLLAEADFKLGDITGALNAINALRSRAHAQPATASDITLDYILDERSRELFTEEDRRYTLLRTGTWLTRTKAHNALAGAFITDRDQLMPIPQDVIDANLTKVFPQNPGY; translated from the coding sequence ATGAAACTATATAAAATTTTGACCGGCTTGTCTTTGAGTGTTGCCCTGATCGCATGTAAGAAAGGCTGGCTCAATGAAAACCCGCCTAACCTGATCGTGGCCGATAACCTGTATGTGAATTACGATGGATTTCAAAACGGGCTTAACGGGCTTTACTATGAAGTTCGCCGGAGCAGGTCGGGCATTGATCAGACAGACGCTACCAATGACATTGCATTTGAAATGAATGTAATAGGTACCGACAATGGTTATGGTAATTATGCCAGTAATAAAGAGCTGGTGTTTAATAATTGGGGAGCGCAGTTAAATCCATCGGTAACTTATATCAATCAACATTGGAGTTATCTTTACGAAACTATAAATGCTGCCAATACCATTATAGATCGTGCTACGGCAAGCGACAATCTTACTGATGCTCAGAAAAACTCCATACTGGCGGAAGCACGTTGTATACGCGCGTGGGCCTACCGACACCTCACCTGTCTTTATGGCGATGTACCGCTTCAGCTCCACGAATCGGGAGGTGATAATATCCGTACAGACTATGACCGGGCTCCTGTTGCCCAGGTACGCGCACAGATGAAAGCAGACTGGCTGTTTGCAGAACAATACCTCCCTGAAACAGATGCCAATAACGGAAAACTTATTAAAGGAGTTGCCCAGCATTATCTTGCAGAAACTTATCTCGCAGAAGGAAAGCCCGACTCTGCAAAAATATGGGCTACAAAAGTGACAACAAATGCAAATTATAAGCTGGTTACTGAACGATACGGTGTAAACGCAACAAAACCGGGCACTCCCTTTACTGATCTATTCCTTGATGGCAACTCCAATCGCAGTGAGGGAAATACGGAGGCGCTCTGGGTATTGCAGAGCCAGGAAAACGTAACAGGCGGCACAGGCAATGTCATCCTGCGCCGCTACTGGGTGAACCGGTATTATTCATATGTATTGAAAGGAACGGATGGTAAATCAGTCAACCCTTTTGCCGTCAGCGCTGATTTTGGTGGCAGGGGAATTGGCAGGTTGGCCCCCACAAAATGGGCACTAAGCATTTATGATACAACAGATGACAGGGGCAGCGATTTTGCCTGGAGGTTTTCTTACCCGATCAATGCACAGGTACCAAAGGGTTATACCTCAGGCCAGGTTATTGAGCTTAACAGAACAGCCACTGAGAAGATCAATAACCCGGACTGGCCCAGCACCCGTAAATGGGATTATACTTCTCCAACCGATATTAACGGCAATGTAAACTTCAATGATGTGATCTATCTCCGGTCAGCCGATACCTACCTGTTGTTAGCGGAAGCCGATTTCAAACTCGGAGATATTACCGGTGCGCTGAACGCGATCAATGCGCTGCGCAGCCGTGCACATGCACAACCGGCAACAGCATCAGATATTACCCTGGATTATATCCTGGATGAGCGTTCGAGAGAATTGTTTACCGAAGAAGACCGTCGCTATACGCTTTTACGTACAGGCACCTGGTTAACAAGAACAAAAGCGCATAATGCGCTTGCCGGTGCTTTTATTACAGACCGGGATCAGTTAATGCCCATACCCCAGGACGTTATAGACGCCAACCTGACAAAAGTATTTCCCCAGAACCCGGGTTATTAA